One Hymenobacter swuensis DY53 genomic window, TACCGCTTTATTGAGGCGTGTACCGAGCCGTAGGGGTTGCCCAGCTTTAGCCGGCCGGGCAACCCCTACGACAACGCCCAGGCCGAAGCCGGCTGGAGCACGCGTAAAACCGAACTGCTGCCCCACGGCACTGCGTTTGCCTCCCTCGAAGAAGCCCGTCTGG contains:
- a CDS encoding integrase core domain-containing protein, with translation MPSFSRPGNPYDNAQAEAGWSTRKTELLPHGTAFASLEEARLEVAHYLDTYFNLDRHSVLDYRSPHQFEHDLKTNLS